One region of Streptomyces subrutilus genomic DNA includes:
- a CDS encoding NADase-type glycan-binding domain-containing protein, which produces MAHEAAARETPTQRAPALGTGREAKAGTGTGLEGTGPEAKARTGTAPAHPPREAAPRAATAQEAMASAGTDREGTAPGTPTRAGTAPADRADTTQGGTPREATAQGGAPRQGTPMEGATQEGTPREGRAHRDSGSEDTAQAAATQGGPPPENTPQAGTVEPGPPTPARRRPTWLRGQPDLPPAAPADADSARVGGAGSVPAAPAGTAPNPPARNDTASTPTTTAEHTPARRRPAWLRGRPNPSPADAGPAAGSVPAEPSADAPPAARADGVAEGTAGPPPTTGACRPAPPARAARPPAAIPPAAPAPAPPPPRAPRPPASPPPRAPQPPAAAQPATPAGANAANPANPAPVRPAKAVAPRPVVRAAAVRGDVAGVPCPSCRTPNPPDRRFCRRCAAPLTPATAPVRLPWWRTIWPLRRRARARAGSGRMVRFLVILAVVLALCAGGFLLLPAGRQLIEDTRDKLGKAKAVTATRAEASAELPGHPVAHATDGLSNRYWGAPAPGASVTYTFGKPFRLVAVILTNGASSSPEDYAKQGRALQVDMEVTDRDGRKTYKKLTLSDKPGPQTFSTGISHATTVRLTLDAPAGWTPDRHVALAEVEFFQRS; this is translated from the coding sequence ATGGCCCACGAGGCCGCTGCCCGGGAAACCCCGACCCAGCGGGCCCCAGCTCTGGGCACGGGCCGGGAGGCCAAGGCCGGCACGGGCACGGGCCTGGAGGGCACGGGCCCGGAGGCCAAGGCCCGCACGGGCACCGCCCCAGCACACCCGCCCCGGGAGGCCGCGCCCCGGGCAGCCACGGCCCAGGAGGCCATGGCCAGCGCGGGCACGGACCGGGAAGGCACGGCCCCGGGAACCCCAACCCGCGCCGGTACGGCCCCGGCGGACAGGGCGGACACGACCCAAGGAGGCACGCCCCGGGAGGCCACGGCCCAAGGGGGCGCGCCCCGCCAGGGCACGCCCATGGAGGGCGCAACCCAGGAAGGCACACCCCGCGAGGGCCGGGCCCACAGGGACTCGGGCAGCGAGGACACGGCCCAAGCCGCCGCCACCCAGGGGGGCCCGCCCCCGGAGAACACCCCCCAGGCGGGCACGGTGGAACCCGGCCCGCCCACCCCCGCACGTCGACGGCCGACCTGGCTGCGAGGGCAGCCCGACCTGCCCCCCGCCGCCCCCGCCGACGCCGACTCGGCCAGAGTCGGAGGCGCGGGATCGGTCCCCGCCGCACCCGCAGGCACCGCCCCCAACCCGCCCGCCCGCAACGACACCGCGTCCACCCCGACCACCACGGCGGAGCACACCCCCGCACGTCGGCGGCCGGCCTGGCTGCGAGGGCGGCCCAACCCGTCCCCCGCCGACGCCGGCCCGGCGGCGGGGTCGGTCCCCGCCGAGCCCTCGGCGGATGCCCCGCCGGCCGCTCGGGCTGACGGTGTGGCGGAGGGCACCGCTGGGCCCCCGCCCACCACCGGCGCCTGCCGCCCCGCGCCGCCGGCCCGGGCCGCCCGGCCGCCGGCCGCCATACCGCCCGCCGCCCCGGCACCGGCCCCCCCGCCGCCCCGCGCACCCCGACCACCGGCCTCCCCGCCGCCCCGCGCACCCCAACCGCCCGCCGCAGCGCAACCCGCCACCCCCGCGGGAGCGAACGCCGCGAACCCGGCGAACCCCGCTCCCGTACGCCCCGCGAAGGCCGTCGCGCCACGGCCCGTCGTGCGGGCCGCCGCCGTCCGTGGGGATGTGGCCGGGGTGCCGTGCCCCAGTTGCCGGACGCCCAACCCGCCCGACCGCCGCTTCTGCCGCCGCTGCGCGGCTCCGCTGACGCCGGCCACCGCCCCGGTGCGCCTGCCGTGGTGGCGGACCATCTGGCCGCTGCGCCGCCGCGCCCGCGCCCGCGCCGGCTCCGGCCGGATGGTGCGCTTCCTGGTGATCCTGGCCGTGGTGCTGGCCCTGTGCGCGGGCGGCTTCCTGCTGCTGCCGGCCGGGCGGCAGCTGATCGAGGACACCCGGGACAAGCTCGGCAAGGCCAAGGCGGTGACCGCGACCCGCGCCGAGGCGAGCGCCGAGCTGCCCGGGCACCCCGTGGCCCACGCCACGGACGGCCTCAGCAACCGCTACTGGGGCGCGCCCGCCCCCGGCGCCTCGGTGACGTACACCTTCGGCAAGCCGTTCCGCCTGGTCGCGGTGATCCTCACCAACGGCGCCTCGTCCTCCCCGGAGGACTACGCGAAGCAGGGCCGGGCACTCCAGGTCGACATGGAGGTGACGGACCGGGACGGCCGCAAGACCTACAAGAAGCTCACCCTGAGCGATAAGCCCGGCCCCCAGACGTTCTCCACCGGCATCAGCCACGCCACCACGGTCCGGCTGACCCTCGACGCCCCCGCCGGCTGGACCCCCGACCGCCATGTCGCCCTGGCAGAAGTGGAGTTCTTCCAGCGCAGCTGA
- a CDS encoding phage tail protein — translation MSRAAVPGLPSRHPIGGQLPALYADDDFAQRFTAGLDTVLAPVFSALDNLPAYFDPRLAPADFLPWLASWVGGADDPRWPLELRREAVARAVELHRWRGTRRGLTEALRLILGVSAEVSGDGAATWSRTPGTDLPPAPPEEVLVRVWPRQDGPGHPVDADRVRSLIRTLCPIHTICRVEVLPGPPGGETR, via the coding sequence ATGAGCCGGGCCGCCGTGCCGGGCCTGCCGAGCCGGCACCCGATCGGTGGGCAGCTCCCCGCCCTGTACGCCGACGACGACTTCGCCCAGCGGTTCACGGCGGGCCTGGACACGGTCCTGGCCCCGGTGTTCTCGGCCCTCGACAACCTGCCCGCCTACTTCGACCCCCGGCTGGCCCCGGCCGACTTCCTGCCCTGGCTGGCCTCCTGGGTCGGCGGCGCGGACGACCCCCGGTGGCCGCTCGAGCTGCGGCGCGAGGCGGTGGCCCGCGCGGTGGAACTGCACCGCTGGCGCGGCACCCGGCGCGGCCTGACCGAGGCCCTGCGGCTGATCCTGGGCGTGTCCGCCGAGGTCAGCGGCGACGGCGCCGCCACCTGGTCCCGCACCCCCGGCACCGACCTGCCGCCGGCCCCGCCGGAGGAGGTCCTGGTACGAGTCTGGCCTCGCCAGGACGGACCCGGGCACCCCGTGGACGCGGACCGGGTCCGCTCCCTGATCCGCACCCTGTGCCCCATCCACACGATCTGCCGAGTCGAGGTCCTGCCGGGACCGCCCGGAGGTGAGACGAGGTGA